The genomic window GCTCGAGGGCCTGGCCCACCTCTTCCTCGGTGCGGAACCCATACTTGGTCTCCTCCCCTGAGATGTTCACCTCGACGAGCACAGGGAGCCTTCCTCCCCGATCCCCCCACGCCTTCTCCAGGGCCTCGATGAGGGGGATGCGATCGACCGAGTGGATGCAGGAGAAGAGCTCCACCGCCTTCCTGGCCTTGTTGCGCTGGAGGTGGCCGATGAGGTGGAGCTCGGCATCGGGGGGAAAGGCCTCTCGCTTGGAGGCGGCCTCCTGGAGTCTGTTCTCGCCGAAGAGTCTGATGCCCGCACGGTAGGCGTCTGCAATCGCCTCAGGGCCGTGGAGCTTGGTGACGGCCATCACCCGCACCTCCTCCGGCCGCCTCCCCGCTTTCACGCACCGTTCCCTCACCTCATCGAGGATGCGTCGTATGTGTTCCTCCCGCTCCCTCATCTCCTACTGGTTATAGCACAAGGACAACGATGAGAAAAGGCCGCCGCCGGCCCTCAGGCCCTTTGTCTTACCTTGACGCTCAGGGATCGAATGGCATATTGTTTTCCATGATACCATCCGGAGAGGG from Spirochaeta thermophila DSM 6192 includes these protein-coding regions:
- a CDS encoding YggS family pyridoxal phosphate-dependent enzyme, with amino-acid sequence MREREEHIRRILDEVRERCVKAGRRPEEVRVMAVTKLHGPEAIADAYRAGIRLFGENRLQEAASKREAFPPDAELHLIGHLQRNKARKAVELFSCIHSVDRIPLIEALEKAWGDRGGRLPVLVEVNISGEETKYGFRTEEEVGQALERLAASPALEPRGFMTMAPYTDDERVIRAVFGGLRELASRMQKAFPSLPLAELSMGMSNDYPIAIEEGSTILRLGTVLFGERAP